Proteins from one Corticium candelabrum chromosome 4, ooCorCand1.1, whole genome shotgun sequence genomic window:
- the LOC134178795 gene encoding protein FAM193A-like, with amino-acid sequence MKFFCSRDPHQLFERVETQAREYILEVKLRLMEKLSLGTSTVQSGRDFLRTLTEEYWSLCVAMETLVDILSPLETEYLCRVGVTVELLNKHLFYDLVFTDVTVNDAMRAVVQAMSANQDSSNSEPMLLEQFSRFEREMYRADREWRNVKLPGKGHDKGRSILQRLTERKSELGDCTGSMSSSMELSLIEKRRSKSDEPIAQNKYKQLFLSDEKERLLGRDMLDADCPGSPPSFEEHFTFMWDLYLDRERYENDMSPQFQLAQRMSLDCDDNNPIFRLMMTRKLGALSRVQQRELADEVLQKVLSRKTTLLEDTLRPRSVASDAFVYTGPVRQFVGCVDASECRCPSCAQTRCMCERCKDARKSIEYVSSTSGRTKTGKSSKSNRKKRKGAGTGGVTNQSTTLTVPKGGCSCDGVSMNGIGRFWEMKNRESVLALDSKLSFRSPCQCPACEMAREKHQHCFDTSIPETMNSMARAIESGNTGSPTNLASYTPPVSPSVTVPPSSPHPSCNDQSSEDYSSHARSSSPLPPLESQSDETSSVCSLGVDYPYNSMSDSRGVDPSFGVNPSSGMNSYSMGTNSTSSGSRSGGKHCNCYYCELFGHGQGITAPTSHNFTQVRDKLRQRLNQRKPSHQGGQEHEDSVPGHDVTDTDDKDARTVEELVSFITGDEKQGKKQQGKADKRSRQKQKKAEAKAKRSTGNKKKTLSENLNNYHEEPLNHTWDSSMEAIFKHVNGPTSIDGYAWSEQDLEHDSANDTGSTNSHTTERLSLSNGSTVMGHGEDNNYHHMAGSLDDEVPSDGIGLDDDEDSVDEFEKRLEEFRKFCFDSAPQKKKLSVNLDSLTLKKKSQKP; translated from the exons ATGAAATT TTTCTGTAGCCGCGATCCCCATCAG CTCTTTGAACGTGTCGAAACTCAAGCAAG AGAGTACATACTGGAAGTGAAGTTGAGACTAATGGAAAAATTGTCATTGGGAACAAGTACCGTACAGTCGGGAAGAGATTTTCTAAGAACGTTGACTGAAGAGTACTGGTCTCTGTGTGTTGCTATGGAGACACTGGTTGATATCTTGTCACCTCTG gagaCTGAGTATTTGTGCAGGGTTGGTGTGACGGTGGAGCTGTTGAACAAGCATCTCTTCTATGATCTAGTGTTTACTGACGTCACTGTCAATGACGCGATGAGAGCAGTTGTTCAGGCTATGAG TGCCAATCAGGATTCTAGTAACTCTGAACCAATGCTTCTCGAACA GTTTAGTCGGTTTGAGAGGGAAATGTATCGAGCAGACAGAGAATGGAGAAATGTGAAGTTACCTGGAAAGGGTCATGATAAAGGCAGATCG ATTCTTCAACGCCTGACAGAAAGGAAGAGTGAATTAGGTGACTGCACTGGCTCTATGTCGTCATCTATGGAACTTTCGCTTATTGAGAAACGAAGATCAAAGTCTGATGAACCAATAGCACAAAACAAGTACAAGCAGCTTTTTCTTTCAGATGAAAAAGAG AGATTGCTTGGCAGAGATATGTTGGATGCAGACTGTCCTGGAAGTCCTCCATCATTCGAAGAACATTTTACATTTATGTGGGACTTGTACTTGGATCGGGAGAGATACGAAAACGACATGTCTCCACAGTTTCAGTTGGCTCAACGAATGTCTTTGGACTGTGATGACAATAATCCTATTTTTAGGCTGATGATGACAAGAAAG TTGGGTGCACTAAGTCGAGTTCAACAACGAGAATTGGCTGACGAAGTGTTGCAGAAGGTTTTAAGCAGAAAGACAACTCTTCTTGAAGATACCTTAAGACCCcg GTCAGTGGCATctgatgcatttgtgtataCTGGTCCTGTACGGCAGTTTGTTGGCTGTGTGGATGCATCAGAGTGTCGATGTCCAAGCTGTGCTCAGACCAG ATGTATGTGTGAACGGTGCAAAGATGCTCGGAAGAGCATTGAATATGTTTCATCAACATCTGGTCGAACAAAGACTGGGAAGTCATCGAAGTCAAAtcgaaagaaaagaaaggGTGCTGGTACTGGTGGTGTCACTAACCAGTCTACAACACTGACTGTACCCAAAGGAGGTTGCTCTTGTGATGGTGTGTCTATGAATGGTATCGGTCGTTTCTGGGAAATGAAGAACAGAGAGAGCGTTCTTGCCCTTGACAGCAAACTGTCATTTCGATCGCCATGTCAATGTCCGGCGTGTGAAATGGCACGTGAGAAGCACCAGCATTGTTTTGATACTTCTATTCCTGAAACGATGAACAGCATGGCTCGAGCTATCGAGTCAGGCAACACAGGATCACCTACAAATCTGGCATCGTATACTCCACCGGTGTCACCATCTGTTACTGTTCCTCCAAGCAGTCCACATCCATCGTGTAACGATCAGTCATCAGAAGATTATTCTAGTCATGCTCGTTCTAGCAGCCCATTGCCACCACTCGAGAGTCAATCGGATGAGACAAGCTCTGTCTGTTCTCTGGGAGTTGACTATCCGTATAACAGTATGTCTGACAGCAGAGGAGTAGATCCATCTTTTGGAGTCAATCCTTCGAGTGGGATGAATTCATACTCAATGGGCACGAATTCTACTTCTAGTGGGTCACGTTCCGGAGGCAAGCACTGCAACTGTTATTATTGTGAGTTATTTGGTCACGGGCAAGGCATTACAGCACCAACCAGTCATAATTTCACGCAAGTAAGGGACAAGCTTCGACAGAGATTGAACCAGAGAAAG CCTTCTCACCAAGGAGGACAAGAGCATGAAGACAGTGTGCCTGGGCATGAtgtgacagacacagatgacAAAGATGCTAGAACAGTGGAGGAATTGGTTTCATTCATTACTGGTGATGAAAAGCAGGGAAAGAAGCAACAGGGAAAGGCTGACAAGAGATCCaggcagaaacagaagaag GCCGAAGCTAAAGCTAAACGAAGTACTGGAAACAAGAAGAAGACACTTTCTGAAAATCTAAACAATTATCATGAGGAGCCTTTGAATCATACGTGGGACAGTTCAATGGAAGCGATATTTAAGCATGTGAATGGACCTACTTCTATCGATGGCTACGCATGGTCAGAACAGGATCTTGAACACGACTCTGCTAACGACACTGGATCAaccaactcacacacaactgaGAGACTTTCTCTCAGCAATGGCTCGACAGTCATG GGACACGGTGAAGACAATAATTATCACCACATGGCAGGTAGTCTGGACGATGAAG TGCCAAGCGATGGAATCGGATTAGAC GATGACGAAGATTCAGTAGATGAATTTGAGAAACGGCTCGAGGAATTTCGAAA ATTTTGCTTCGACAGTGCTCCACAGAAGAAGAAGTTGTCGGTGAATCTTGACAGTCTGACGTTGAAGAAAAAGTCGCAGAAGCCGTGA
- the LOC134178730 gene encoding uncharacterized protein LOC134178730, which translates to MTTLDQNSTFPTTSLNFEDVTSANLTNLADVSPPLFNMNDTDGDLLLGSCETDQDKECRLDTRDSLSLKKSALDDAVAIPQSSRIETAQVSFSMSQYLVPTSLEWSERRETEHSEQMSTSGQSQLVGALYNPFDDLSLPAGQFGSDDILGTDDEFRPAEDVVAMLNSSEIDVDQKSFAEAFPGVTAITVDANADTTESTETSRSAYFAARSSRLGMIESETTTSVDGELRPHFSDSHSIYSPQTQEPAALYRSSLQTQAAMLQSEIDELSCSNVQKPISHFNSEFSMSCFVLLHWSYG; encoded by the exons ATGACGACGTTGGATCAAAATTCAACGTTTCCGACGACTAGCCTGAATTTCGAAG ATGTGACGTCAGCCAATCTCACTAATCTGGCAGACGTCTCGCCACCTTTGTTCAATATGAATGATACCGATGGAGATTTGCTACTCGGATCGTGTGAAACTGACCAAGACAAAG AATGCAGATTGGATACGAGAGATAGCTTGTCTCTGAAGAAGTCTGCATTGGATGATGCGGTTGCGATTCCTCAATCTTCTCGTATTGAGACTGCACAGGTTTCATTCTCAATGTCTCAGTATCTTGTCCCGACGTCGCTTGAGTGGTCAGAGAGACGGGAGACCGAACATTCT GAACAGATGAGCACGTCCGGTCAGTCGCAGTTGGTTGGAGCTCTTTATAATCCATTTGATGATTTAA GTCTACCTGCTGGTCAGTTTGGCAGTGATGACATCCTGGGTACCGATGATGAATTCAGACCTGCTG AGGACGTTGTTGCCATGCTTAACAGTAGTGAGATTGATGTTGATCAGAAGAGCTTTGCAGAG gCGTTTCCTGGTGTCACAGCAATTACTGTAGATGCGAATGCGGACACTACTGAGTCAACTGAGACGTCTCGTAGTGCCTATTTTGCAGCCAGGAGCAGTCGGCTTGGCATGATAGAGAGTGAGACAACGACAAGTGTGGATGGAGAGTTACGG CCACATTTCAGTGATTCTCACAGTATTTATAGTCCACAAACTCAGGAGCCGGCTGCTCTTTATCGCTCAAGTTTGCAAACTCAAGCAGCAATGCTGCAGTCCGAAATAGACGAATTGTCATGCAGCAACGTACAAAAGCCAATCAGTCATTTCAATTCTGAATTTAGTATGTCTTGTTTTGTACTGTTACATTGGTCGTATGGTTAG
- the LOC134178445 gene encoding centrosomal protein of 192 kDa-like: MRGTGIESYFSAPSCLMSTPYVKSNETVGLVPSTSNNEATLAIPDLTFESITSPVFDSCNIVPCSQSDVQLLGDKQSSRVTVVIDEDIEDLQGRETSHGVALQEAASSPVLIPDAIESRALCESPTSSKHEGLESHRSASKFRTLDDDHVTVPNDTGIPVTVPIVSEDISGTSQNQLDDTLISFSPDQICFCDVCCVGSSLTEHVSVSSQCDRWLQLHINISNTNRTGWKARSDNKRAFSMTSRITVGPYTTEDIKVLFSPSVEGSYFAIVRITPSPLVASSFPDFKAAPLMVAVEAEAEEPCIKLEHDTVDFGKVPSGNSKLLPIRVLNSGRSTVPLWLMITSHYTAWHCFSFVPSDCHSLSSDSSHLNRPVELVHCSLAPSLDVSRFPARSYSLATCNVPPSSAEDPFTIWLQFVAPLNDGSTKILSGAVDVRLNAIKLGSCVGKVTLKGEVGVSKLELPLTAFSMSCELGKVVSRSVLVTNAGSMTANVKVELSSPSAALSAYPSSLSIQPGQSSHVDMSFSPTSEENVAERVLHLTVEESRDRYDVLVRGTGATEKQSFPLGCDVPFLHFGGVNMKSAKQSKLVLQNMSENKMLDLEIEVEKHQANFQIQMKSGKTAGLVSSIRITLQPKATRTIEMTFIPTRHQLVQSNLIVRTVPRQGMRCTVPLLGYGAISQVVATNTKKSNQGERIHMGEVKVGEQRVSVVKLHNIGYRSAYVKAVCLSECHVITVTPAEFILHPHELKVCVCIVPYE; the protein is encoded by the exons ATGAGGGGTACTGGTATCGAGAGCTACTTTTCTGCTCCTTCTTGTTTGATGTCCACTCCGTATGTTAAGTCTAATGAGACTGTTGGACTTGTACCTTCTACGAGCAACAATGAGGCAACCTTGGCCATACCAGACTTAACCTTTGAATCTATTACATCTCCTGTATTTGACTCTTGCAATATCGTTCCATGCAGTCAAAGTGATGTACAACTGCTTGGTGATAAACAGAGCTCTCGTGTAACTGTTGTGATTGATGAAGACATTGAAGATCTACAAGGGCGTGAGACTTCCCATGGGGTTGCATTACAAGAGGCAGCGTCATCACCTGTACTTATTCCTGATGCAATAGAAAGTCGTGCTTTATGTGAGTCTCCAACAAGCTCTAAGCACGAAG GGTTGGAGTCACATAGAAGTGCTAGCAAATTTAGAACACTTGATGATGATCATGTGACAGTACCTAACGATACTGGAATTCCGGTGACTGTCCCAATTGTCAGCGAAGATATCAGTGGAACATCGCAGAACCAACTCGATGACACTTTGATCTCGTTCAGTCCTGACCAGATTTGCTTTTGTGATGTCTGCTGTGTGGGCTCTTCTCTAACCGAACACGTCTCTGTGTCCAGTCAGTGTGACAGATGGTTGCAGCTTCACATCAATATATCCAACACCAACAGAACGGGCTGGAAG GCAAGGAGTGACAACAAAAGAGCATTTTCAATGACGAGTAGGATTACTGTTGGGCCTTACACAACGGAAGACATCAAG gtTTTGTTTAGCCCATCAGTTGAGGGATCCTACTTTGCAATTGTGAGGATTACTCCATCTCCTTTGGTTGCTTCGTCATTTCCTGACTTCAAAGCTGCTCCACTGATGGTTGCTGTGGAAGCAGAAGCAGAAGAACCATGCATCAAG CTGGAACATGATACTGTTGACTTTGGCAAAGTTCCAAGTGGAAACTCCAAACTGCTGCCTATTAGGGTACTAAACAGTGGACGCTCAACAGTGCCCCTGTGGTTGATGATAACATCG CATTACACTGCTTGGCATTGCTTCTCTTTTGTGCCTTCGGATTGTCATTCACTGTCCTCTGATTCTTCTCATCTCAACCGACCTGTGGAGTTGGTTCACTGCTCATTAGCGCCATCACTAGATGTCAGTCGATTTCCTGCTCGATCGTATAGCCTTGCCACTTGCAACGTGCCACCATCATCG GCAGAAGATCCGTTTACGATTTGGCTGCAATTTGTAGCTCCACTGAATGACG GTTCAACGAAGATACTGTCTGGTGCAGTTGATGTTCGACTGAATGCGATTAAGCTGG GTAGCTGTGTAGGGAAGGTCACTttgaagggcgaagtcggagTATCTAAACTCGAACTTCCCTTGACA GCTTTTTCGATGTCCTGTGAATTGGGGAAGGTCGTGTCTCGGTCTGTTCTTGTTACTAATGCTGGAAGTATGACTGCTAACGTTAAAGTCGAGTTGTCATCACCGTCAGCTGCTTTGTCAGCTTATCCTAGTTCTCTTTCCATTCAACCAGGACAA AGTAGCCATGTTGATATGTCATTTTCACCAACGAGTGAAGAGAATGTAGCGGAgag GGTCTTGCACTTGACTGTGGAAGAATCACGAGACAGATATGATGTGTTGGTGAGAGGCACAGGAGCTACTGAAAAGCA GTCGTTTCCACTAGGATGCGATGTTCCATTTCTTCACTTTGGAGGAGTAAACATGAAATCAGCAAA GCAGTCGAAGCTTGTGTTGCAGAATATGTCAGAGAATAAAATGCTAGATCTAGAGATTGAAGTTGAGAAACACCAGGCAAACTTCCAG ATACAGATGAAAAGTGGGAAGACTGCTGGACTCGTTTCTTCTATTCGGATTACATTGCAACCGAAG GCAACAAGAACAATTGAAATGACATTTATTCCGACACGACATCAACTCGTCCAGTCGAACCTGATTGTGCGGACAGTTCCACGTCAAGGAATGAGATGCACG GTACCGCTGTTGGGTTATGGAGCCATCAGTCAAGTAGtggcaacaaacacaaagaaatcAAACCAAGGAGAAAGGATTCACATGGGCGAG GTTAAAGTTGGCGAGCAACGTGTCAGTGTTGTCAAGCTACACAATATCGGCTACAGAAGTGCTTATGTGAAGGCAGTTTGCTTGTCAG AATGCCACGTAATTACCGTAACACCGGCAGAGTTCATCCTCCACCCTCATGAGTTGAAggtatgtgtttgtattgtgCCATATGAGTAG
- the LOC134178427 gene encoding centrosomal protein of 192 kDa-like isoform X2 — protein MKDTSNRFDGYKTQPIGRLYVYYVDEYSRVRFKRALETCSSDFQPVHLPKGLGSMVDFEVNESVAEEVVAATNYLETEEQVLLSQLSDICIILTGSTKTELSPFEWETVQTRRVESDDRAEGERLDGYRNWYVTPQEIIVPARSKTVLPRETKVHLFSKSDRLLRFNIFWPKQLLTVSPDKGFVEPQHRVTILVSHRIGSMKHQLPWLGSMTIYCDGLYEAIRVQVRRGLIVDSPVQAAGTALKSIENKRLSEELPSVEKQGILGKTKQSDDTRKEKCNTVRRVQRVVVEETEVMTNKATMVDVDLEVAERVEWRLWSVVPVYVKVEDSDNLMRATYAVFHFSHTSGSCAGGDKLKLLVSFRPRGVGVYSQTWELEYGNKKSPWKNKCRLWLALSGLGVPSRLKVASGHGVSNGNGIAPHTEKGRVLSAPQGLMYSKASRVEFSHVQTREVQIKVGNRSRDDDLVIMAYCTPPFKPSHDCFIVRSRRYVQLGILYLPDKPTQACEGLLHLRLKDMPSELLQVQLKVRGK, from the exons ATGAAAGATACAAGTAACAGATTTGATGGCTACAAGACTCAACCAATAGGTCGTTTGTATGTCTACTATGTAGATGAATACTCACGTGTGAGATTTAAAAG AGCATTAGAAACATGTAGTAGTGACTTTCAGCCTGTTCATCTTCCAAAAGGTTTAGGATCAATGGTCGACTTTGAAGTCAATGAATCTGTAGCGGAGGAAG TCGTTGCTGCTACAAATTATTTAGAGACAGAAGAGCAAGTCTTGTTGTCTCAACTCAGTGACATTTGTATAATATTGACTGGCAGTACGAAGACTGAGCTGTCACCATTTGAATGGGAAACAGTGCAGACACGCAGAGTTGAATCAGATGACAGAGCTGAAG GAGAGAGATTAGATGGGTATCGCAACTGGTATGTGACGCCACAAGAGATTATTGTTCCGGCTCGTTCTAAGA CTGTTTTGCCGCGTGAAACAAAGGTTCACCTGTTTAGTAAATCCGATCGTCTATTAAG ATTTAATATTTTCTGGCCAAAGCAGCTCTTAACTGTCTCGCCAGACAAAGGATTCGTTGAACCACA GCATCGCGTGACTATTCTCGTGTCTCATCGAATTGGGAGCATGAAACACCAGCTACCCTGGTTGGGTAGTATGACCATCTACTGTGATGGCTTGTATGAG GCTATTCGTGTCCAAGTTAGACGAGGTCTCATTGTTGACTCGCCTGTACAAGCTGCAGGGACGGCCTTGAAGTCAATAGAAAACAAACGATTGTCAGAGGAGTTACCTTCTGTTGAAAAACAAGGAATTCTAGGAAAGACGAAACAGTCAGATGACACCAGAAAAGAGAAGTGTAACACAGTGAGACGTGTGCAGAGAGTGGTTGTCGAAGAGACCGAAGTAATGACCAATAAAG CTACGATGGTAGACGTTGATCTAGAAGTGGCAGAGCGAGTGGAGTGGAGGCTGTGGTCTGTAGTACCTGTATATGTCAAA GTGGAGGACAGCGATAATTTAATGCGTGCAACATACGCTGTATTTCACTTCAGCCACACCTCGGGGTCTTGTGCCGGAGGAGATAAATTGAAG CTACTGGTGTCTTTCCGACCTCGAGGAGTAGGAGTCTACTCACAAACATGGGAACTGGAG TATGGCAACAAGAAGTCACCATGGAAGAACAAGTGTAGACTGTGGCTTGCACTTAGTGGCTTG GGAGTACCGTCTCGGCTGAAAGTTGCTTCAGGACATGGTGTGTCGAACGGGAATGGCATTGCACCTCATACAGAAAAAGGTCGAGTTCTCTCTGCTCCTCAAGG gcTTATGTACTCAAAAGCGTCACGTGTGGAGTTTTCGCATGTCCAAACAAGAGAGGTCCAGATAAAAGTGGGAAATCGGTCAAGAGACGATGATTTG GTAATCATGGCCTATTGTACGCCTCCTTTCAAGCCGTCTCATGACTGTTTTATTGTGAG ATCTCGACGATATGTCCAACTAGGCATTCTGTATTTACCTGATAAACCAACACAAGCTTGTGAGGGTCTTCTTCATCTGAGACTGAAAGACATGCCATCAGAGCTACTTCAAGTACAACTGAAAGTAAGGGGCAAGTGA
- the LOC134178427 gene encoding centrosomal protein of 192 kDa-like isoform X1, with amino-acid sequence MKDTSNRFDGYKTQPIGRLYVYYVDEYSRVRFKRALETCSSDFQPVHLPKGLGSMVDFEVNESVAEEVVAATNYLETEEQVLLSQLSDICIILTGSTKTELSPFEWETVQTRRVESDDRAEGERLDGYRNWYVTPQEIIVPARSKTVLPRETKVHLFSKSDRLLRFNIFWPKQLLTVSPDKGFVEPQCSNSKTVEACGIKIIILLFRHRVTILVSHRIGSMKHQLPWLGSMTIYCDGLYEAIRVQVRRGLIVDSPVQAAGTALKSIENKRLSEELPSVEKQGILGKTKQSDDTRKEKCNTVRRVQRVVVEETEVMTNKATMVDVDLEVAERVEWRLWSVVPVYVKVEDSDNLMRATYAVFHFSHTSGSCAGGDKLKLLVSFRPRGVGVYSQTWELEYGNKKSPWKNKCRLWLALSGLGVPSRLKVASGHGVSNGNGIAPHTEKGRVLSAPQGLMYSKASRVEFSHVQTREVQIKVGNRSRDDDLVIMAYCTPPFKPSHDCFIVRSRRYVQLGILYLPDKPTQACEGLLHLRLKDMPSELLQVQLKVRGK; translated from the exons ATGAAAGATACAAGTAACAGATTTGATGGCTACAAGACTCAACCAATAGGTCGTTTGTATGTCTACTATGTAGATGAATACTCACGTGTGAGATTTAAAAG AGCATTAGAAACATGTAGTAGTGACTTTCAGCCTGTTCATCTTCCAAAAGGTTTAGGATCAATGGTCGACTTTGAAGTCAATGAATCTGTAGCGGAGGAAG TCGTTGCTGCTACAAATTATTTAGAGACAGAAGAGCAAGTCTTGTTGTCTCAACTCAGTGACATTTGTATAATATTGACTGGCAGTACGAAGACTGAGCTGTCACCATTTGAATGGGAAACAGTGCAGACACGCAGAGTTGAATCAGATGACAGAGCTGAAG GAGAGAGATTAGATGGGTATCGCAACTGGTATGTGACGCCACAAGAGATTATTGTTCCGGCTCGTTCTAAGA CTGTTTTGCCGCGTGAAACAAAGGTTCACCTGTTTAGTAAATCCGATCGTCTATTAAG ATTTAATATTTTCTGGCCAAAGCAGCTCTTAACTGTCTCGCCAGACAAAGGATTCGTTGAACCACAGTGCTCAAACTCTAAAACTGTGGAAGCATGTGGGATTAAGATAATTATTTTGCTTTTTAGGCATCGCGTGACTATTCTCGTGTCTCATCGAATTGGGAGCATGAAACACCAGCTACCCTGGTTGGGTAGTATGACCATCTACTGTGATGGCTTGTATGAG GCTATTCGTGTCCAAGTTAGACGAGGTCTCATTGTTGACTCGCCTGTACAAGCTGCAGGGACGGCCTTGAAGTCAATAGAAAACAAACGATTGTCAGAGGAGTTACCTTCTGTTGAAAAACAAGGAATTCTAGGAAAGACGAAACAGTCAGATGACACCAGAAAAGAGAAGTGTAACACAGTGAGACGTGTGCAGAGAGTGGTTGTCGAAGAGACCGAAGTAATGACCAATAAAG CTACGATGGTAGACGTTGATCTAGAAGTGGCAGAGCGAGTGGAGTGGAGGCTGTGGTCTGTAGTACCTGTATATGTCAAA GTGGAGGACAGCGATAATTTAATGCGTGCAACATACGCTGTATTTCACTTCAGCCACACCTCGGGGTCTTGTGCCGGAGGAGATAAATTGAAG CTACTGGTGTCTTTCCGACCTCGAGGAGTAGGAGTCTACTCACAAACATGGGAACTGGAG TATGGCAACAAGAAGTCACCATGGAAGAACAAGTGTAGACTGTGGCTTGCACTTAGTGGCTTG GGAGTACCGTCTCGGCTGAAAGTTGCTTCAGGACATGGTGTGTCGAACGGGAATGGCATTGCACCTCATACAGAAAAAGGTCGAGTTCTCTCTGCTCCTCAAGG gcTTATGTACTCAAAAGCGTCACGTGTGGAGTTTTCGCATGTCCAAACAAGAGAGGTCCAGATAAAAGTGGGAAATCGGTCAAGAGACGATGATTTG GTAATCATGGCCTATTGTACGCCTCCTTTCAAGCCGTCTCATGACTGTTTTATTGTGAG ATCTCGACGATATGTCCAACTAGGCATTCTGTATTTACCTGATAAACCAACACAAGCTTGTGAGGGTCTTCTTCATCTGAGACTGAAAGACATGCCATCAGAGCTACTTCAAGTACAACTGAAAGTAAGGGGCAAGTGA
- the LOC134178994 gene encoding metallothionein 20-I isoforms A and B-like, which produces MHTPGVVQHLCSYITDCKRQQTSFSSISIHSVRVSSAVEMPDFCDCCKGDQCGCGDCKCAVDCGCRGKCCPVCQCNDSCPGKANCGCGDSCACREGCCS; this is translated from the exons ATGCACACGCCCGGCGTTGTGCAGCACCTCTGTAGCTATATAACTGACTGCAAGCGCCAGCAGACTTCATTCAGTTCTATCTCAATTCATTCTGTTCGAGTGTCGAGTGCTGTAGAGATGCCTGACTTCTGTGACTGTTGCAAAG GAGACCAGTGTGGATGCGGCGACTGTAAGTGTGCCGTCGACTGTGGATGTCGTGGAAAGTGCTGTCCGGTGTGTCAGTGCAACG ATTCTTGTCCTGGCAAAGCAAACTGTGGCTGCGGTGACTCTTGTGCGTGTCGAGAAGGTTGCTGTTCGTAA
- the LOC134178446 gene encoding 52 kDa repressor of the inhibitor of the protein kinase-like, giving the protein MIIDHNVVNEERRKPLIDLCKTPWAERHSAYQRFYQGYVFVVEAIEMIAFRYHLEKYGATYADWNYAGRNEARQILASVTSFQFVVVFVTIYQYLPHLSGITVKLQSKAVDIVKAHNMISEIVRTYNSERANVEGSFSQIYKVSSDMAKSINRQFSKSAVTAISLLGLVPSIICSQDVNLEEALIKYRDDLPSPELMDAELRRWRNSCMAMLPEKRPCSPAKAIKECDAIDFPNISVLLTIACTIPVTSCECERSASALRRLNNYMRASMAKDRLSHLALLHIHYHVPIDLDNVVDYYARLHPRRLELDSVLLH; this is encoded by the exons ATGATCATCgaccacaatgtggtcaacgAAGAGAGGAGGAAGCCACTGATCGATCTGTGCAAGACGCCATGGGCTGAGCGGCATTCGGCTTATCAGCGCTTCTACCAAGGGTACGTATTTGTGGTCGAAGCTATAGAGATGATAGCTTTCCGCTATCACTTGGAGAAATATGGGGCTACGTATGCCGACTGGAACTATGCAGGCCGCAATGAAGCACGGCAGATTCTGGCCAGTGTTACTTcctttcagtttgttgttgtgtttgtgacgaTATATCAGTACTTACCACACCTTTCGGGCATTACCGTAAAGCTGCAGAGCAAAGCTGTTGATATCGTGAAAGCGCATAACATGATATCTGAAATTGTGAGGACCTACAACAGCGAGCGCGCAAACGTTGAAGGCAGCTTTTCTCAAATCTACAAAGTTAGTTCAGACATGGCAAAAAG CATCAACCGGCAGTTCTCAAAGTCGGCAGTCACAGCCATTTCCCTACTTGGTCTTGTACCAAGTATCATATGTTCGCAAGATGTCAACCTGGAAGAGGCGCTGATCAAGTACAGAGATGATCTGCCATCGCCTGAATTGATGGACGCGGAACTCAGGCGTTGGAGGAACAGCTGTATGGCGATGCTCCCTGAGAAGAGACCGTGCTCACCAGCAAAAGCCATCAAAGAATGTGACGCCATTGACTTCCCAAACATCTCGGTTCTTTTGACCATCGCCTGTACCATACCTGTCACCtcgtgtgaatgtgagagAAGCGCCAGTGCTTTACGACGTCTAAACAACTATATGCGCGCATCCATGGCTAAGGACAGATTGTCTCACCTTGCTCTCCTTCACATCCACTACCATGTACCGATAGATCTTGACAACGTAGTCGATTATTATGCTCGCCTTCACCCTCGCAGACTTGAACTTGACTCGGTACTGTTACACTAA